The Mesorhizobium sp. B1-1-8 genome contains a region encoding:
- a CDS encoding FAD binding domain-containing protein — translation MYAVNYHRATSVADAAKLLKNGDAKLLSGGMTLIPAMKTRLAAPSDLVDVSRLKDLQGIEVSGKTITIGAATTHYDVSSSEKLKKACPALVHMASLIGDPAVRYKGTIGGSIANNDPAADYPAALLALDATIVTNKREIAADKFFKGLFETALKDGEIITAVTFTAPAKAAYQKFRNPASRYAIVGVFVAKGKDGVRVAVTGAGEDGVFRAKDIEAALAKNFDASALHGVKVPAKGMMSDIHASADYRASLIAVMAKRAVAAANA, via the coding sequence ATGTACGCAGTCAACTACCACCGCGCCACCTCGGTCGCCGACGCAGCCAAGCTGTTGAAGAATGGCGACGCGAAGCTGCTTTCCGGCGGCATGACGCTGATCCCGGCGATGAAGACTCGGCTCGCGGCTCCCTCCGACCTGGTCGACGTGTCGCGCCTGAAGGACCTTCAGGGCATCGAGGTGTCCGGCAAGACAATCACCATCGGCGCGGCCACGACGCACTACGATGTCTCCAGCAGCGAGAAGCTGAAAAAGGCCTGTCCGGCGCTTGTCCATATGGCATCGCTAATCGGCGATCCGGCCGTGCGTTACAAGGGCACGATCGGCGGCTCGATCGCCAACAACGATCCGGCGGCCGACTATCCGGCAGCACTGCTGGCGCTTGATGCCACCATCGTCACCAACAAGCGCGAGATCGCCGCAGACAAATTCTTCAAGGGGCTGTTCGAGACGGCGCTGAAGGACGGCGAGATCATCACCGCGGTGACTTTCACCGCGCCGGCCAAGGCAGCCTACCAGAAATTCCGCAACCCGGCCTCGCGCTACGCCATCGTCGGCGTGTTCGTCGCCAAGGGCAAGGATGGGGTGCGGGTCGCGGTCACCGGCGCCGGCGAAGACGGCGTCTTCCGAGCGAAGGACATCGAGGCGGCGCTGGCGAAGAATTTCGACGCCTCCGCGCTCCACGGCGTGAAGGTGCCGGCAAAGGGCATGATGAGCGACATCCATGCCTCGGCCGACTACCGCGCCAGCCTGATCGCGGTGATGGCGAAGCGCGCGGTGGCCGCGGCCAACGCCTGA
- a CDS encoding acyltransferase family protein: protein MTDISAASVALPRAAVDRAARERLAYLDGWRGLSIALVLIGHFFPVPGINLGVLGVEFFFVLSGRLMGEILFIERFPLKKFFKRRFSRIYPALLLFVIAAMIGLAGTYIAFKWKAALAALTFTYNYAGILITRAGALDHIWSLCVEEHAYITLALISVAVSGRANVVRLLVILSLLAMANGAVSYWVLGMHYETSYWRTDVHIASILLSASICLLKAGGRLPAFLQSPHVALVAGAGSVLLFLNPVPTPVHYLLGVPLLALAVNALDFAGNYLTGLLSSRPMVMLGLWSYSLYLWQQPFYKFVDERGSAAIPMLAAVFACALCSYYIVEKPARGWLNRNW, encoded by the coding sequence ATGACCGACATCTCCGCAGCGTCTGTTGCCCTGCCGCGGGCCGCAGTCGACCGGGCGGCAAGAGAGAGGCTGGCCTATCTCGACGGCTGGCGCGGCCTGTCGATCGCACTGGTGCTGATCGGCCATTTCTTCCCCGTCCCCGGGATCAATCTCGGCGTGCTTGGCGTCGAGTTCTTCTTCGTGCTCAGCGGCCGGCTGATGGGCGAGATCCTGTTCATCGAACGCTTTCCGCTGAAGAAGTTCTTCAAGCGCCGCTTCTCGCGCATCTATCCGGCGCTGCTTTTGTTCGTGATTGCCGCCATGATCGGACTTGCCGGCACATATATCGCCTTCAAATGGAAGGCGGCGCTGGCGGCGCTGACTTTTACCTACAATTATGCCGGCATTCTGATCACCCGCGCCGGCGCGCTCGACCATATCTGGTCGCTCTGCGTCGAGGAGCACGCCTATATCACCCTGGCGCTGATCAGCGTGGCAGTGTCGGGGCGGGCGAATGTCGTGAGGCTTCTGGTGATCCTGTCGCTGCTGGCGATGGCCAACGGTGCCGTTTCGTACTGGGTTCTCGGCATGCATTACGAGACCAGCTACTGGCGCACCGACGTGCATATCGCCTCGATCCTGCTGTCGGCCTCGATCTGCCTGCTCAAGGCTGGCGGGCGCCTGCCGGCTTTCCTGCAGAGCCCGCATGTGGCGCTTGTGGCAGGCGCCGGCTCGGTTTTGCTGTTCCTCAATCCGGTGCCGACGCCGGTGCATTACCTGCTGGGCGTGCCGCTGCTGGCGCTCGCCGTCAACGCGCTCGACTTCGCCGGCAACTATCTTACCGGACTGTTGTCATCGCGGCCGATGGTGATGCTCGGCCTGTGGTCCTATTCGCTCTATCTCTGGCAGCAGCCTTTTTACAAATTCGTCGACGAGCGGGGCAGCGCGGCGATCCCGATGCTGGCCGCGGTCTTCGCCTGCGCGCTCTGCAGCTACTACATCGTTGAAAAGCCCGCCCGCGGCTGGCTCAACCGCAATTGGTGA
- a CDS encoding SRPBCC family protein — protein MPSNVFRFDESWDIPDAMPQEVWDVLSDAELLPLWWGDVYKQVVPLDRKGKGVVGSRARARARGALPYELNFIIEAAELDPGRLVVVKTFGDFDGLWRAELSPSATGTHVALIWQVTVERPILKLLAPLLRPAFAWNHRWTTPRGEAGLRRYLATQRNGRAA, from the coding sequence ATGCCGAGCAACGTGTTCCGCTTCGACGAGAGCTGGGACATTCCCGACGCCATGCCGCAAGAAGTGTGGGACGTGCTGTCCGACGCCGAATTGCTGCCGCTCTGGTGGGGCGACGTCTACAAGCAGGTCGTGCCGCTCGACAGGAAGGGCAAGGGCGTCGTCGGTTCGCGCGCCAGGGCGCGGGCGCGCGGCGCCCTGCCCTACGAGCTGAATTTTATCATCGAGGCGGCCGAGCTCGACCCCGGCCGGCTGGTGGTGGTGAAGACCTTCGGCGATTTCGACGGCCTCTGGCGCGCGGAACTGTCGCCGTCCGCAACCGGCACGCACGTGGCGCTCATCTGGCAAGTGACGGTGGAGAGACCGATCCTCAAATTGCTGGCTCCCCTGCTGCGGCCAGCCTTTGCCTGGAATCACCGCTGGACCACGCCGCGCGGCGAAGCCGGGCTGCGCCGCTATCTGGCGACGCAACGCAACGGCAGGGCGGCTTAG
- a CDS encoding GNAT family N-acetyltransferase, translated as MPATTMSKELLLIEKVAPADEAAILVLNNEHAAELSWLEPERLSFLLGEAFYARRIGALEAFIMTFDQDADYDSPNFLWFRDRYPQFVYVDRVVVAAEARGRGHARRLYEDLFDHVRRAGQTIVTCEVNADPPNPVSDAFHAALGFTEVGDAVIHGGKKSVRYFARPTAG; from the coding sequence ATGCCGGCAACGACAATGTCGAAGGAATTGCTGCTGATCGAAAAGGTCGCGCCTGCCGACGAAGCCGCCATCCTCGTCCTCAACAACGAGCATGCCGCCGAATTGTCGTGGCTCGAACCCGAGCGGCTGTCCTTCCTGCTCGGCGAAGCCTTCTACGCGCGGCGCATCGGCGCGCTCGAAGCCTTCATCATGACCTTCGACCAGGATGCGGATTACGACAGCCCGAACTTTCTCTGGTTTCGCGATCGCTATCCGCAATTCGTCTATGTCGACCGGGTCGTGGTCGCGGCTGAGGCACGCGGCCGCGGCCATGCCCGCCGGCTCTATGAGGATCTGTTCGATCATGTCCGACGTGCCGGCCAGACCATCGTGACCTGCGAGGTGAATGCCGATCCGCCCAACCCGGTCTCGGATGCCTTTCATGCCGCGCTGGGCTTCACCGAGGTCGGCGACGCGGTGATCCACGGCGGCAAGAAATCGGTACGTTACTTTGCCAGGCCGACCGCCGGCTGA
- a CDS encoding copper homeostasis protein CutC, producing MVTDARLPLIEICVEGIDGLLAAQAAGADRVELCASLIEGGITPSLGTVRAALDSATIPFHVIVRPRGGDFLYSEAEYRSMLADVGALRDLGVAGVVVGCLTADGAIDEVRMSELVQAAGPLNVTCHRAFDMTRDAAEALEALIRCKVGRVLTSGQRDTALEGVDLLSRLVRQAGERIIILGCGGLAPDTIGEVRRRTGLKEMHFAALADVPSAMRYRNPNVGMGGTDLDREYRNTVTDEALVAATIAAARA from the coding sequence CTGGTGACCGACGCCCGACTGCCCCTGATCGAAATCTGCGTCGAAGGCATAGACGGGCTGCTGGCCGCCCAGGCCGCCGGCGCCGATCGGGTCGAGCTCTGCGCCAGCCTGATCGAAGGCGGCATCACGCCGAGCCTCGGCACGGTGCGCGCCGCGCTCGACAGCGCCACCATTCCGTTCCATGTCATCGTGCGCCCGCGGGGCGGCGACTTTCTCTACAGCGAGGCCGAATACCGCTCGATGCTCGCTGATGTCGGCGCCCTTCGCGATCTCGGCGTCGCCGGCGTCGTCGTCGGCTGCCTGACCGCCGATGGCGCCATCGACGAGGTGCGCATGAGCGAACTGGTGCAGGCGGCTGGTCCGCTCAACGTCACCTGTCACCGCGCCTTCGACATGACCCGCGACGCGGCCGAGGCGCTGGAAGCGCTGATCCGCTGCAAGGTCGGCCGCGTGCTGACCAGCGGCCAGCGCGACACCGCGCTCGAAGGCGTGGATCTCCTGTCGCGGCTCGTCCGCCAGGCCGGCGAGCGCATCATCATTCTCGGCTGCGGCGGCCTGGCGCCCGACACCATCGGCGAAGTGCGCAGGCGAACCGGTCTCAAGGAAATGCATTTTGCAGCGCTCGCCGACGTGCCGAGCGCCATGCGCTACCGCAACCCGAATGTCGGCATGGGCGGCACCGATCTCGATCGCGAATACCGCAACACGGTCACGGACGAAGCGCTGGTGGCGGCAACGATCGCGGCCGCGAGGGCGTGA
- a CDS encoding cupin domain-containing protein, protein MRNMLVSALLMAALSATAALALDSSGAPVVVTPLASKTTTASGQPITLPQKNVEVQVSIYQIAPGATLPVHKHPFPRYAYVEAGTLKVTNIETGASNTYKTGDFIVEMIGQWHQAANIGADPVRLLVIDQVEQGARNTILRQ, encoded by the coding sequence ATGCGAAACATGCTGGTATCGGCGCTGCTCATGGCCGCGCTTTCGGCGACCGCCGCGCTTGCGTTGGACAGCAGCGGCGCGCCCGTCGTGGTGACGCCGCTGGCGTCGAAGACGACGACGGCATCGGGCCAGCCGATCACGCTGCCGCAAAAGAATGTCGAGGTTCAGGTTTCGATCTATCAGATCGCGCCGGGCGCCACCTTGCCGGTGCATAAGCATCCGTTCCCGCGCTATGCCTATGTCGAGGCAGGCACGCTCAAGGTTACCAATATCGAGACCGGCGCCAGCAATACCTACAAGACTGGCGATTTCATCGTCGAAATGATCGGGCAATGGCATCAGGCCGCCAACATCGGCGCCGATCCGGTCAGGCTGCTGGTGATCGACCAGGTCGAACAGGGCGCAAGGAATACCATCCTGCGGCAATAA
- a CDS encoding protein-L-isoaspartate O-methyltransferase family protein codes for MNADFSERRLKMVDGQVRTTDVTSAPLIEAMLVTPREAFVGPEQRDLAYIDEDIRISDGANGGGARYLMEPSPLAKLLQLAEIGDSDSVLDVGCGTGYSAALLSRLARAVVALESDPALAEAAKSTLSSLGCHNVTVVTGPLPQGHAATAPYDVIVIGGSVEEVPAALLDQLAEEGRLVAVEGQGNSGVARLFFKAGGVVTGRRAFNAAIKPLPGFERIHAFEF; via the coding sequence ATGAACGCTGATTTCTCCGAACGCCGCCTGAAGATGGTCGATGGCCAAGTTCGCACCACCGATGTCACCAGCGCACCGCTGATCGAAGCCATGCTCGTCACCCCGCGCGAGGCGTTTGTCGGCCCCGAGCAGCGCGACCTCGCCTATATCGACGAGGACATCCGCATTTCGGACGGCGCCAATGGCGGCGGCGCCCGCTATCTGATGGAGCCGTCGCCGCTTGCCAAGCTCTTGCAGCTGGCCGAAATCGGCGACAGCGATTCGGTGCTCGATGTCGGCTGCGGCACAGGTTATTCGGCGGCGCTGCTGTCGCGGCTTGCACGCGCCGTGGTTGCGCTGGAAAGTGATCCGGCGCTGGCGGAAGCCGCGAAATCGACGCTTTCGAGCCTGGGCTGCCACAACGTGACGGTGGTGACCGGACCGTTGCCGCAAGGTCATGCCGCTACCGCGCCTTACGATGTCATCGTCATCGGCGGCAGCGTCGAGGAGGTGCCGGCGGCATTGCTCGACCAGCTCGCGGAGGAAGGACGCCTGGTTGCAGTGGAGGGGCAGGGCAACTCCGGCGTGGCCCGTCTGTTTTTCAAAGCAGGGGGGGTTGTAACCGGAAGACGGGCATTTAATGCGGCAATTAAGCCACTACCGGGGTTCGAACGCATCCATGCGTTCGAATTCTAA
- a CDS encoding TolC family outer membrane protein — protein MPPVRKSILAAILVSGTALSPLAASAETITGALAKAYQYNSQLNSARAGTRVTDEGVAIAKSGWRPTITGSASIDYTSSHANRLGRSLAITTGNFGVQINQTLFDGFQTSNNVAAAESRVKASVESLRNTEENILFNAASAYMDVIRDRQVAVLTEQNLQFLTEQARAARSRFEVGEGTRTDVAQADASRATAVAQLASARATALASAATYHQIVGDEPGKLKAAAPLARLLPSSIDSAFTIAAAEHPAILATEHLVDAAAFSVKSNEGALLPQLSASAGVSSAYRNTSPGTFSSATDGTTNSANIGATLTVPIYSGGRTSALVRQSKESLSEARIEVDVNRDQVRQAVAAAWTQYTAARESVDANRQVIEAAQLALNGVIEERNVGQRTTLDVLNAQNAVITAKINQASSEHDVVVASYAILSAMGRLSVERLGLPVTKYKPEEHYNAVKDKWIGLRTPDGR, from the coding sequence GTGCCGCCTGTACGAAAAAGCATTTTAGCTGCCATCCTCGTTTCCGGCACGGCGCTTTCGCCGCTGGCCGCCTCGGCCGAGACCATCACCGGCGCGCTTGCCAAGGCCTACCAATACAATTCCCAGCTGAACTCGGCGCGGGCTGGTACGCGCGTCACCGATGAGGGCGTCGCCATCGCCAAGTCGGGCTGGCGTCCGACCATTACCGGATCCGCGAGCATCGATTACACCAGCAGCCATGCTAACCGCCTGGGCCGGAGCTTGGCCATCACCACCGGTAATTTTGGCGTGCAGATCAATCAGACGCTGTTCGATGGGTTTCAGACCAGCAACAACGTCGCCGCCGCCGAATCGCGGGTCAAGGCTTCGGTCGAGAGCTTGCGCAACACCGAAGAGAACATCCTGTTCAACGCGGCAAGCGCCTACATGGATGTGATTCGCGACCGCCAGGTGGCGGTGCTGACCGAACAGAACCTGCAATTCCTGACCGAGCAGGCGCGCGCCGCAAGGTCGCGCTTCGAGGTCGGCGAAGGCACCCGTACCGACGTCGCGCAGGCCGACGCTTCACGCGCCACCGCCGTGGCGCAGCTCGCCAGCGCTCGCGCGACGGCGCTGGCCAGTGCCGCAACCTATCACCAGATCGTCGGCGACGAGCCCGGCAAGCTCAAGGCAGCAGCGCCGCTGGCCAGGCTGTTGCCGTCGAGCATCGACAGCGCTTTCACCATTGCCGCCGCCGAACATCCCGCGATACTGGCAACCGAGCATCTCGTCGATGCGGCGGCGTTTTCGGTGAAATCGAACGAAGGCGCGCTGTTGCCGCAGCTTTCGGCTTCAGCGGGTGTCTCCAGTGCCTATCGCAACACCTCGCCCGGCACCTTCTCGAGCGCGACCGACGGCACCACCAACTCAGCCAATATCGGCGCAACGCTGACGGTGCCGATCTATTCGGGCGGCCGCACTTCCGCCCTGGTGCGTCAATCCAAGGAATCGCTGAGCGAGGCCCGGATCGAGGTCGATGTCAACCGCGACCAGGTGCGCCAGGCGGTGGCCGCGGCATGGACGCAATATACCGCCGCCCGCGAAAGCGTGGACGCCAACAGGCAGGTGATCGAAGCCGCCCAGCTGGCGCTCAACGGCGTCATCGAGGAGCGCAATGTCGGCCAGCGCACGACGCTCGATGTCTTGAACGCGCAGAACGCCGTCATTACCGCCAAGATCAACCAGGCGAGTTCCGAGCACGACGTCGTGGTGGCGAGCTATGCGATCCTGTCGGCGATGGGCCGCCTGTCGGTCGAACGCCTCGGCCTGCCGGTCACGAAGTACAAGCCGGAAGAGCATTACAACGCCGTCAAGGACAAGTGGATCGGGCTGCGCACGCCGGACGGCCGCTGA
- a CDS encoding PopZ family protein, translating into MATASSAQREPSMEEILASIRRIIEDSDTGRKQPVDAGEPRQDLQPAPAVEPVAEVDAFRSELHAETTPKKPVSLAEVQAQLAAADPAVRRVETRPEPVKITPAPRTLAEVGARIAAEPAAPAVAGQPVAASAPQTADSIVADWRREIAAAGGNTVTAKTAQRVQEAAPKVGIEEVEIDEEEADAPVVESIAAPSSVSRAPSPDAPPPARPAILSEHAGRQVAAAFGELSDAFASRSKKTFDEMAEEMLRPMLQDWLDNNLPTLVERLVREEIERVARGAQ; encoded by the coding sequence ATGGCGACGGCAAGCAGCGCACAGCGCGAACCTTCCATGGAAGAGATACTGGCTTCGATCCGCAGGATTATCGAAGACAGCGACACCGGCCGCAAGCAGCCGGTCGATGCCGGTGAGCCGCGCCAGGATCTCCAGCCGGCGCCGGCGGTGGAGCCGGTCGCCGAGGTCGATGCCTTCCGCTCCGAATTGCATGCCGAAACCACCCCGAAAAAGCCGGTAAGCCTGGCTGAGGTCCAGGCCCAGCTCGCGGCGGCCGATCCGGCGGTCCGGCGCGTCGAGACCCGTCCGGAACCGGTGAAGATCACACCGGCGCCGAGGACCTTGGCGGAAGTCGGGGCCAGGATCGCCGCCGAACCCGCCGCGCCGGCGGTTGCGGGCCAGCCTGTCGCGGCAAGCGCGCCGCAGACCGCGGACAGCATCGTCGCCGATTGGCGACGCGAAATCGCCGCCGCCGGCGGCAACACGGTCACCGCCAAAACGGCTCAGCGTGTGCAGGAAGCCGCGCCCAAGGTCGGAATAGAGGAAGTCGAAATCGACGAGGAGGAGGCGGATGCACCGGTGGTGGAATCCATTGCCGCGCCTTCCAGCGTCTCCCGCGCGCCGTCGCCGGACGCGCCGCCGCCGGCTCGGCCGGCGATCCTTTCCGAGCATGCCGGACGGCAGGTCGCGGCGGCGTTCGGCGAGCTCTCCGACGCCTTTGCCAGCCGCAGCAAGAAAACCTTCGACGAGATGGCCGAGGAGATGTTGCGGCCGATGCTGCAGGACTGGCTCGATAACAATCTGCCGACCCTGGTCGAGCGGCTGGTGCGCGAGGAGATCGAGCGCGTGGCGCGCGGCGCGCAGTAA
- a CDS encoding valine--tRNA ligase has protein sequence MLEKTYDAKTVEPKIAKVWEEADAFRAGAGAEEGAEAFTVVIPPPNVTGSLHMGHALNNTLQDILVRFERMRGKNVLWQPGMDHAGIATQMVVERQLMERQIHRRDLTREEFIEKIWEWKAESGGAILNQLKRLGASADWSRERFTMDEGLSKAVLEVFVTLYKQGLIYKDKRLVNWDPKLLTAISDLEVEQHEINGSLWHFRYPIECVTFDPENPKTFITVATTRPETMLGDTAVAVHPDDERFRDLVGKNIVLPIVGRRIPVVADEYSDPEKGSGAVKITPAHDFNDFEVGKRHKLPAVNILTVEAAIKLKDNEDFLAGLEVTPERQTVWDELDGLDRFAARKKIVELMEEGGFLDKVEPHHHAVPHGDRGGVPIEPFLTDQWYVNAAELAKPAIASVRAGATRFVPKNWEKTYFDWMENIQPWCISRQLWWGHQIPAWYGPDGRVFVEKTEEEALAAAIEYYLALEGPWKAWVEDRLENFEPGEILTRDEDVLDTWFSSALWPFSTLGWPDQTPELKTYYPTDVLVTGFDIIFFWVARMMMMGLHFMDEEPFHTVYVHALVRDKNGQKMSKSKGNVIDPLELIDEYGADALRFTLTVMAAQGRDVKLDPARIAGYRNFGTKLWNATRFAEMNEVARNDDFWLNDAKLAVNRWILTELTRAARAITEGITAYRFNEAAGAAYRFVWNLFCDWYLELLKPVFMGADEAAKAESRACVAFVLDEIYKLLHPMMPFMTEELWAQTAGEGRERESLLCHAAWPSPDFEDDDAAADINWLVELVSGIRSVRSEMNVPPAAIAPLMVIGANTLTHERLERHASAIKRLARVGDIALVDAPPKGSAQIVLNEATVSLPLGSLIDLQAEAARLQKELAKVTEEIARLHKKLSNEKFVANAPEEVVEAEREKLAEYRAAQEKLSVALTRVRDAG, from the coding sequence ATGCTTGAAAAAACATACGACGCCAAGACCGTCGAGCCCAAGATCGCCAAAGTCTGGGAAGAGGCTGACGCCTTTCGCGCCGGCGCCGGCGCGGAGGAAGGGGCCGAAGCCTTTACCGTCGTCATCCCGCCGCCCAACGTCACCGGCTCGCTGCACATGGGCCATGCGCTCAACAACACGCTGCAGGACATATTGGTGCGCTTCGAGCGCATGCGCGGCAAGAATGTGCTTTGGCAGCCCGGCATGGACCATGCCGGCATCGCCACGCAGATGGTGGTCGAGCGCCAGCTGATGGAGAGGCAGATCCATCGCCGCGACCTGACGCGCGAGGAGTTCATCGAGAAAATCTGGGAGTGGAAGGCCGAATCCGGCGGCGCCATCCTCAACCAGCTGAAGCGGCTCGGCGCCTCGGCCGACTGGAGCCGGGAACGCTTCACCATGGACGAGGGCCTGTCCAAGGCAGTGCTGGAAGTCTTCGTCACGCTCTACAAGCAAGGCCTGATCTACAAGGACAAGCGCCTTGTGAACTGGGACCCGAAGCTGCTCACCGCCATTTCGGACCTTGAGGTGGAGCAGCACGAGATCAACGGCAGTCTCTGGCATTTTCGGTACCCGATCGAATGCGTGACGTTCGATCCGGAAAATCCGAAGACTTTCATCACGGTTGCGACGACGCGTCCGGAAACCATGCTCGGCGACACGGCGGTGGCCGTGCACCCCGACGACGAGCGGTTCCGCGACCTGGTCGGGAAAAACATCGTCCTGCCGATCGTCGGCCGCCGGATTCCGGTGGTCGCGGATGAATATTCGGATCCGGAAAAAGGGTCCGGCGCGGTCAAGATCACGCCGGCGCACGACTTCAACGATTTCGAGGTCGGCAAGCGCCACAAGCTGCCGGCGGTCAACATCCTGACCGTAGAGGCGGCCATCAAGCTGAAGGACAATGAGGATTTTCTCGCCGGCCTCGAGGTCACGCCCGAGCGCCAAACTGTCTGGGACGAGCTCGACGGGCTCGACCGCTTCGCCGCGCGCAAGAAGATCGTCGAGCTGATGGAAGAAGGCGGCTTCCTCGACAAGGTCGAACCGCATCACCACGCGGTGCCGCATGGCGACCGCGGCGGCGTGCCGATCGAGCCGTTCCTGACCGACCAGTGGTACGTCAACGCAGCCGAGCTCGCCAAGCCGGCGATCGCCTCGGTGCGCGCGGGCGCCACCCGCTTCGTGCCGAAGAACTGGGAAAAGACCTATTTCGATTGGATGGAGAACATCCAGCCCTGGTGCATTTCGCGCCAGCTGTGGTGGGGTCACCAGATCCCGGCCTGGTACGGGCCGGACGGACGCGTCTTCGTCGAGAAGACCGAGGAAGAGGCGCTTGCCGCGGCAATCGAATACTATCTGGCGCTGGAGGGGCCGTGGAAGGCCTGGGTCGAGGACAGACTGGAGAATTTCGAGCCGGGCGAGATCCTGACGCGTGACGAGGATGTGCTCGACACCTGGTTCTCCTCGGCGCTGTGGCCGTTCTCGACGCTTGGCTGGCCCGACCAGACGCCGGAGCTGAAGACCTATTATCCGACCGACGTTCTGGTCACCGGCTTCGACATCATCTTCTTCTGGGTCGCCCGCATGATGATGATGGGCCTTCACTTCATGGACGAGGAGCCGTTCCACACCGTCTATGTGCATGCGCTGGTGCGCGACAAGAACGGGCAGAAGATGTCGAAATCGAAGGGCAACGTCATCGACCCGCTCGAGCTCATCGACGAATATGGCGCCGACGCCTTGCGCTTCACGTTGACCGTCATGGCGGCGCAGGGCCGCGACGTGAAGCTCGATCCGGCGCGCATCGCCGGCTACCGCAATTTCGGCACCAAGCTCTGGAACGCGACGCGCTTCGCCGAGATGAATGAGGTCGCGCGCAACGACGACTTCTGGCTGAACGATGCCAAGCTCGCGGTCAACCGGTGGATCCTGACCGAGCTGACACGCGCGGCGCGCGCCATCACCGAAGGCATAACCGCCTATCGCTTCAACGAGGCGGCGGGCGCCGCCTACCGTTTCGTCTGGAACCTGTTCTGCGACTGGTATCTGGAGCTTCTGAAGCCGGTGTTCATGGGCGCCGACGAAGCGGCCAAGGCCGAGAGCCGGGCCTGCGTCGCCTTCGTGCTGGACGAGATCTACAAGCTGCTGCATCCGATGATGCCCTTCATGACCGAGGAGCTGTGGGCGCAGACGGCTGGCGAGGGCAGGGAACGCGAGTCGCTGCTCTGCCATGCCGCATGGCCGTCGCCGGATTTCGAGGACGACGATGCCGCCGCCGACATCAACTGGCTGGTCGAGCTTGTCTCCGGCATCCGCTCGGTGCGCTCGGAGATGAATGTGCCGCCGGCGGCCATCGCGCCGCTGATGGTGATCGGCGCCAATACGCTCACGCATGAGCGGCTGGAGCGCCATGCCTCAGCCATCAAGCGGCTGGCGCGGGTCGGCGACATCGCGCTGGTCGACGCGCCGCCGAAGGGATCGGCCCAGATCGTGCTCAACGAGGCGACGGTGAGCCTGCCGCTCGGCAGCCTGATCGACCTTCAGGCGGAGGCCGCACGGTTGCAGAAGGAACTGGCCAAGGTGACCGAGGAGATCGCCCGCCTGCACAAGAAGCTGTCCAACGAAAAGTTCGTCGCCAACGCGCCCGAGGAGGTGGTCGAGGCCGAGCGCGAAAAGCTGGCGGAATATCGCGCGGCGCAGGAGAAGCTTTCGGTGGCTTTGACCAGGGTCCGCGACGCCGGCTGA